In Candidatus Hydrogenedentota bacterium, one genomic interval encodes:
- a CDS encoding HAF repeat-containing protein gives MRILGIKKWAVLAVILAGSIPWDANALSFTVTDLGTLGGNNSGGSDINDSGQVTGYSYTTGNSAAHAFLYDGTMHDLGTLGGTLSEGYGINDSGQVTGYSYTTGDSAYHAFLYDGTMHDLGTLGGTGSSGNGINDSGQVVGGSFTSGNSAFHAFLYDSVNGMLDLGTLGGTYSSGSGINDSGQVVGYSGTSGNSASHAFLYDGNMHDLGTLGGTSSTGRGINDSGQVVGDSYTSGNSARHAFLYDGIMHDLGTLGGTYSYGNGINDSGQVVGGSYTSGDSAYHAFLYDGVDGMLDLNDLIDPLSGWTLGYARDINNFGQITGYGTYNGQTHAFILTPDTPPAVVPIPAAAPLALLGMGLVSALGRRRKSVQI, from the coding sequence ATGAGAATCTTGGGAATAAAGAAGTGGGCCGTGCTTGCGGTCATCCTAGCGGGCAGCATTCCCTGGGACGCGAATGCCTTGTCTTTCACCGTAACCGACCTCGGCACACTCGGCGGCAATAACAGTGGTGGATCCGATATCAACGACAGCGGTCAGGTTACTGGATACAGCTATACCACGGGCAACAGCGCGGCTCACGCATTCCTGTACGATGGCACCATGCACGATCTGGGTACGCTCGGCGGCACCCTTAGTGAGGGATATGGCATCAACGACAGCGGTCAGGTTACTGGATATAGCTATACCACGGGCGACAGCGCGTACCACGCGTTCCTGTACGATGGCACCATGCACGATCTGGGTACGCTCGGCGGCACCGGAAGTTCGGGAAATGGCATCAACGACAGCGGTCAGGTGGTCGGCGGTAGCTTTACCTCTGGCAACAGCGCGTTCCACGCATTTCTGTACGACAGCGTGAACGGTATGCTGGATCTGGGTACGCTCGGCGGCACCTATAGTTCTGGAAGTGGCATCAACGACAGCGGTCAGGTGGTCGGCTATAGCGGTACCTCGGGCAACAGCGCGTCTCACGCATTCCTGTACGATGGCAACATGCACGATTTGGGTACGCTCGGCGGCACGTCTAGTACTGGACGTGGCATCAACGACAGTGGTCAGGTGGTCGGCGATAGCTATACCTCGGGCAACAGCGCACGGCACGCATTCCTGTACGATGGCATCATGCACGATCTGGGTACGCTCGGCGGCACCTATAGTTATGGAAATGGTATCAACGACAGCGGTCAGGTGGTCGGCGGTAGCTATACCTCGGGCGACAGCGCGTACCACGCATTCCTGTACGACGGTGTGGACGGTATGCTGGATTTGAACGATCTCATTGATCCGCTCTCCGGTTGGACACTGGGGTATGCCCGCGATATCAACAACTTCGGACAGATCACAGGCTATGGAACCTACAATGGCCAGACGCATGCCTTCATTCTGACGCCGGATACTCCCCCCGCTGTGGTTCCCATTCCCGCCGCCGCCCCGTTGGCGCTGCTGGGTATGGGCCTCGTGTCTGCCCTGGGCCGCAGGAGAAAGTCGGTTCAGATATAG
- a CDS encoding PAS domain S-box protein — MPFRGKVALPRFMKVQPTDETSKLHWGRPAVVFALSFALAVALWWIEERSHRGRLALETQVTAEQVARRLSDWMEDRLALSSFLAENWAGEYASDDAHFERDAGEFIRRFPGFQAINWIDPEQVIRVVVPSERNASALNANLRAHPSAEVRDALDRAGRERRLVRTPARIELLQGGRGFATYRPIFSDDGQLLGYVNAVFRVNELIDTCLGRLQVNQRFQFAIREANGELVYPVDASPDFLGGPGVAVQSVDVADLPWRFYLAPSPAYVLQQRFAAHHLILPVGLLVALLLSGFERRLIQRKRALESSQQQFQDLFEQAPVAYFSVGSDAVIERANRVAEVITGRAQDRLVGASLYDLLPEDSEPRTRARLCFDAVQRGERVRGEELPLLRADGVVIRTVLYVDGVYDERGSFVMFRIAAVDMTERHEAEEARLRLSAAIDQAEEGVVIAGVRGEILYVNPAAGVSATDGSLGDFLRANGADPESILEVEGAVAGALPWRGSGLIDGRNGRPTHVVASLSPVRDPNGAVTSFVYIQRDITHEAELQSQLQQAHKLEAVGRLAGGIAHDFNNILQSLLGYATLARRNTANPGEVTVCLDEIERASHRAANLVSHILAFGRQAAVDRRPMLLRPVIEEVAALVRGSLPEGIRLGVVFGDLQHEVCADPTQIHQVLMNLASNALHALRAGGSLDIRYEAVDVSESDLQRWPLLQPGPHMRLRVRDSGVGMDGKTLERIFDPYFSTREIGTGTGLGLATVHGIVENHKGVIFAESSPGNGATFTILLPASPGAVPVAGPAETGKAVATSEEESAAKLRVLYADDEAQIVDSMRRILERFGFHVSGYTSSRAALEALRNAPASFDILVTDLTMPEMNGIELAGAILEIRPDLPVVFCSGYGDTFEQTMAENADPRRVFLRKPVSARTLSEEIKRLASLAGLNT, encoded by the coding sequence ATGCCGTTCCGGGGAAAGGTGGCGCTGCCGCGATTCATGAAGGTGCAGCCGACAGACGAGACTTCCAAACTCCATTGGGGCCGACCCGCGGTGGTCTTTGCCCTTTCCTTTGCATTGGCCGTTGCGCTTTGGTGGATTGAGGAGCGGAGCCATCGTGGTCGGTTGGCGCTGGAGACGCAGGTTACGGCCGAGCAGGTCGCGAGGCGCCTGTCGGACTGGATGGAGGATAGGCTGGCGCTGTCTTCTTTTCTGGCGGAGAACTGGGCGGGGGAGTACGCCTCCGACGATGCGCATTTTGAGCGGGACGCGGGAGAATTCATCCGCCGCTTTCCCGGGTTTCAGGCGATTAACTGGATCGATCCGGAGCAGGTCATTCGCGTGGTGGTGCCTTCGGAGCGCAATGCTTCGGCGCTGAACGCCAATCTTCGGGCGCACCCGAGCGCGGAGGTGCGCGATGCCCTGGATCGGGCCGGGCGGGAACGCCGGCTGGTGCGGACACCGGCACGTATTGAATTGTTGCAGGGGGGGCGCGGCTTTGCGACCTACCGCCCGATCTTCAGCGATGATGGCCAGCTCCTGGGTTATGTGAATGCCGTATTCCGGGTCAACGAACTCATCGACACCTGTCTCGGCCGTCTGCAGGTGAATCAGCGCTTCCAGTTCGCCATACGGGAGGCCAACGGGGAGCTTGTCTATCCCGTGGATGCTTCGCCCGATTTTCTCGGCGGTCCGGGCGTCGCGGTGCAGTCCGTGGACGTTGCCGATCTGCCCTGGCGGTTCTATCTGGCGCCCTCGCCGGCATACGTGCTGCAGCAGCGCTTTGCCGCGCACCATCTCATCCTGCCGGTGGGGCTTCTCGTGGCTCTGCTGCTCTCGGGTTTCGAGCGGCGATTGATCCAGCGGAAGCGCGCCCTGGAGTCGAGTCAGCAGCAGTTTCAGGACCTCTTCGAGCAGGCCCCCGTGGCGTATTTCTCCGTTGGTTCCGACGCGGTGATCGAACGGGCCAACCGGGTTGCGGAAGTCATCACGGGCCGGGCACAGGACCGGTTGGTCGGCGCGAGCCTCTATGATTTGCTGCCGGAGGACAGCGAGCCGCGCACCCGGGCCCGGCTGTGCTTCGATGCCGTTCAGCGCGGGGAGCGGGTCCGAGGCGAGGAATTGCCCCTGCTGCGGGCGGATGGTGTTGTCATCCGTACGGTGCTGTATGTGGACGGCGTGTACGACGAGCGCGGGTCCTTCGTCATGTTTCGCATCGCCGCCGTCGACATGACCGAGCGGCACGAGGCCGAAGAGGCCCGGCTGCGCCTTTCCGCCGCCATCGATCAGGCGGAGGAGGGGGTGGTCATTGCGGGGGTTCGGGGGGAGATTCTCTATGTGAATCCCGCGGCGGGTGTGAGCGCGACGGATGGCTCTCTCGGCGATTTCCTCCGGGCCAATGGGGCCGATCCGGAGAGCATCCTGGAGGTCGAGGGGGCTGTTGCGGGCGCACTTCCCTGGCGCGGGTCCGGCCTCATTGATGGCCGCAACGGGCGCCCCACCCACGTGGTCGCGTCGCTTTCGCCCGTGCGCGATCCGAACGGCGCGGTGACCAGTTTTGTGTACATCCAGCGGGACATCACCCACGAGGCCGAACTCCAGTCCCAGCTTCAGCAGGCGCACAAGTTGGAGGCCGTGGGCCGGCTTGCCGGGGGCATTGCCCACGATTTCAACAACATTCTACAATCGCTGCTGGGCTATGCGACCCTCGCGCGTAGAAATACGGCGAATCCGGGCGAAGTGACCGTCTGTCTGGACGAAATCGAGCGTGCGAGCCATCGGGCCGCCAATCTGGTATCGCACATCCTGGCCTTCGGACGGCAGGCCGCGGTGGACCGTCGCCCGATGCTACTCAGGCCCGTGATCGAGGAAGTGGCCGCGCTCGTACGGGGCTCTCTTCCGGAGGGCATACGCCTGGGGGTGGTCTTCGGCGATTTGCAGCATGAAGTCTGCGCGGATCCCACGCAGATCCATCAGGTGCTGATGAACCTGGCGTCGAACGCCCTGCACGCACTTCGGGCCGGGGGCAGTCTCGACATCCGCTATGAGGCCGTGGACGTGTCCGAATCGGACCTCCAGCGCTGGCCCCTTCTTCAGCCTGGGCCGCATATGCGCCTGCGGGTGAGGGACAGCGGCGTCGGCATGGATGGGAAGACCCTGGAGCGCATTTTCGATCCCTATTTCTCCACCCGCGAAATAGGCACGGGCACCGGGCTCGGCCTCGCCACGGTTCACGGCATCGTCGAGAATCACAAAGGCGTGATTTTCGCGGAGAGCTCGCCCGGCAACGGCGCCACGTTCACGATCCTCCTTCCGGCGTCCCCGGGCGCTGTGCCCGTGGCGGGTCCTGCGGAGACCGGGAAGGCGGTTGCGACATCGGAGGAAGAAAGTGCGGCGAAGTTGCGCGTGCTGTACGCGGACGACGAAGCGCAGATCGTGGACAGCATGCGTCGAATCCTGGAGCGTTTCGGCTTTCATGTTTCGGGTTATACGAGCAGTCGCGCGGCGCTGGAGGCGCTGCGCAATGCACCGGCCTCTTTCGACATACTGGTCACGGATTTGACCATGCCGGAAATGAACGGCATCGAACTGGCCGGGGCCATACTCGAGATCCGTCCCGACCTACCGGTGGTATTCTGCTCGGGCTACGGCGATACTTTTGAGCAGACTATGGCAGAGAATGCCGATCCCCGGCGTGTCTTTCTCCGAAAACCGGTGAGCGCCCGGACGCTCTCGGAGGAGATCAAGCGGCTCGCTTCACTGGCGGGCCTGAACACATAG
- a CDS encoding sigma 54-interacting transcriptional regulator gives MSASDLKKADRPMPMTTGHCVRMICGPLVGKTWVLSDGENLLGRSIGCHIRLDDPHVSRVQCELHQHPEGLLLRSVGKRNPTCVNGIPVEETLLAPGDIVSFATSSLILDRASSVSTTSGPRDGRTTQSIDEVVHIRQDFDHGAYAQDASLTADLHLLVTLLRSLGRADTLESVVTLLMNHLRERLKASHLWVGWRFHSQDEIVLYPPATPEETRAAPFSIMEEACAEATGVMRPGSAPSLDHCFAAAPLLHGGDPFGAIAVRRLATQGAFTENDLHYLVAVAECSAPLIRAAERLEQMQRDSQHQTPLAAGANLASATSQATLTLNREIRRAAVARVNVVVQGETGVGKELAARMLHDLSARHQGPYVVVNSASLSPEMFESEMFGHERGAFTGATHRRKGLFELAHGGTLFLDEITELSLANQAHLLRVVETGIFRPVGSEKELRVDVRIVCATNRPLPDKSQTYFRTDLYHRLAGIIIRIKPLRERKGEIATLATHFLSLNAPHTQMHPKGFTQEAMDKLMAYDWPGNIRELRNVVERACFMTQSEYLSSSDLCIEDNAPLPAPETAPGIVSLDDLERQHLLAMLRRHGNSVVKVATALGLSRSALYYKLARHDIKPRQAAD, from the coding sequence GTGAGTGCTTCAGATCTGAAGAAGGCGGACCGTCCGATGCCGATGACCACCGGGCACTGCGTTCGCATGATATGCGGTCCACTCGTGGGAAAGACCTGGGTACTTTCCGATGGGGAGAACCTGCTTGGAAGAAGCATCGGTTGTCACATCCGGCTGGATGACCCCCATGTCTCTCGCGTGCAGTGCGAGCTCCATCAACACCCGGAGGGCTTGCTCCTGCGCAGTGTGGGCAAGAGAAACCCTACCTGCGTCAATGGCATCCCCGTCGAAGAGACCCTCCTCGCGCCGGGGGACATCGTCTCCTTTGCCACCTCCAGCCTGATTCTGGATCGCGCCAGTTCCGTTTCCACCACGTCAGGGCCGCGTGATGGCCGCACCACCCAGTCCATCGACGAAGTGGTTCATATTCGCCAGGATTTCGATCACGGGGCCTACGCGCAGGACGCCAGTCTGACCGCCGACCTCCACCTCCTGGTGACCCTGCTGCGTTCCCTGGGCCGCGCCGATACCCTGGAGAGCGTGGTCACCCTGCTGATGAATCATTTGCGCGAACGATTGAAAGCCTCGCACCTTTGGGTGGGGTGGCGTTTCCACTCCCAGGACGAGATCGTGCTCTATCCGCCAGCAACCCCCGAGGAGACCCGCGCCGCGCCCTTCAGCATCATGGAAGAAGCCTGCGCCGAAGCCACCGGCGTCATGAGACCGGGTAGCGCCCCATCCCTTGATCATTGCTTTGCGGCCGCACCACTGCTCCATGGCGGCGATCCCTTCGGGGCCATCGCAGTGCGGCGACTGGCCACCCAGGGCGCCTTCACCGAAAATGACCTGCACTATCTCGTGGCCGTCGCGGAGTGCTCGGCCCCCCTGATTCGCGCGGCGGAGCGCCTGGAGCAGATGCAGCGCGACTCGCAACACCAGACGCCGCTGGCCGCCGGAGCCAACCTTGCCTCCGCCACCAGCCAGGCCACCTTAACCTTGAATCGCGAAATCCGCCGGGCGGCCGTGGCCCGTGTCAACGTGGTTGTGCAGGGCGAAACGGGCGTGGGCAAAGAACTTGCCGCGCGCATGCTCCACGACCTGAGCGCCCGGCATCAAGGGCCCTATGTGGTGGTGAACAGCGCGTCGCTCTCGCCGGAAATGTTTGAAAGCGAGATGTTCGGCCACGAGCGCGGCGCCTTCACCGGGGCGACCCACCGCAGAAAGGGCCTCTTTGAACTGGCCCACGGCGGCACGCTCTTTCTCGACGAGATAACCGAGCTGAGTCTGGCGAACCAGGCCCACCTCCTGCGGGTCGTTGAGACCGGCATCTTCCGCCCGGTCGGGTCGGAGAAGGAACTTCGGGTAGACGTGCGCATTGTCTGCGCCACGAACCGCCCCTTGCCGGACAAGAGCCAGACCTACTTTCGCACCGATCTCTACCATCGCCTGGCCGGGATCATCATTCGGATCAAGCCCCTGCGCGAGCGCAAGGGCGAGATTGCGACCCTCGCCACCCATTTTCTCAGTCTCAACGCGCCCCACACGCAGATGCACCCCAAAGGCTTCACCCAGGAAGCCATGGACAAACTGATGGCCTATGACTGGCCGGGCAACATTCGTGAACTGCGGAACGTCGTGGAGCGGGCCTGCTTCATGACCCAGTCGGAGTACCTTTCCAGCAGCGACCTCTGCATCGAGGACAATGCCCCCCTGCCCGCCCCCGAAACCGCACCGGGCATTGTCTCGCTGGACGACCTGGAGCGCCAGCACCTCCTCGCTATGCTCCGCCGTCACGGCAACTCCGTGGTTAAAGTCGCCACCGCCCTGGGGCTCTCCCGCAGTGCGCTCTATTACAAGCTCGCCCGCCACGACATAAAGCCGCGACAGGCCGCTGATTGA
- a CDS encoding acetylxylan esterase, with translation MKINPLVCLFLFVFSAPVVPAAEDAPDTGDERAWLAFPDGLVGTADPLRFLIEGAQASLRQRSDPESREAWLARVPALKRDLARGLGLAPLPPRTPLNARVTGRAQRAFYRVENVVYESRPGFYVSANVYIPEGIELPAPAVVVAAGHAMDHGKNHDLYQLGQLSLVKQGMIVLAFDPIGQGERKLPGFAHDLGYGSLLVGQTNEGRIVWDAIRAVDYLVSRADVDASRIGIAGNSGGGELVFYAMPLDERIKAGASFCFVCSYDQWIEKGGNHCICNHLPGITRKMEQFEIIGLNAPRAFLAGNGTEDKIFPIDGVRDTIRRAGAIYALHGAPDHIDAVEAPLPHGWSQPLREAGAGWLSHWLTGQERKEAIPETGIVAEAPDSPDLKAFKSGSMPEGAETVITLNQQLAREQIGTYAAAPSDSKAWELRAPQWREELWAIMGGRPKPFEPTARTVNIFEWEGLRVEVLALMVEPGFEIGATLATPVDGAASDVASLFVGGFESRGAALRDGRAAAAARNGTVLVIDPRGSGESARNLNQLVSGGIVMGRALFAQQVWDVVQAARWLSHRNGAQVTVQANGEGDGALLALYAAALEAPFERLELQNLLASYRYYLENDQPQSILLSLPSVLDVADVPQIIALAVAAPIHIDGLIGFGKARLAGELSERELAYPRAVAALTGRQEGLKLE, from the coding sequence ATGAAGATTAATCCGCTCGTGTGCCTGTTCCTGTTCGTCTTTTCCGCGCCGGTCGTTCCGGCGGCCGAAGATGCTCCGGACACCGGAGATGAGCGGGCGTGGCTGGCCTTTCCCGATGGACTGGTGGGGACCGCGGACCCGCTGCGCTTTCTTATCGAAGGCGCCCAGGCATCGCTGCGCCAGCGGAGCGACCCCGAGTCGCGGGAGGCCTGGCTGGCGCGCGTGCCCGCCTTGAAGCGGGATCTTGCGCGGGGGCTGGGCCTCGCGCCTCTGCCCCCGAGAACGCCCCTCAATGCCCGCGTAACGGGTCGGGCGCAGCGCGCGTTTTATCGCGTGGAGAATGTGGTGTATGAAAGCCGGCCGGGATTTTATGTTTCGGCCAATGTGTATATTCCCGAGGGAATCGAGCTTCCAGCCCCCGCCGTTGTGGTGGCGGCGGGCCACGCCATGGACCACGGAAAAAACCACGATCTGTACCAGCTCGGGCAATTGAGTCTGGTGAAACAGGGTATGATCGTGCTGGCTTTCGACCCCATCGGTCAGGGCGAGCGCAAGCTGCCTGGTTTCGCCCATGACCTGGGCTATGGCTCCCTGCTGGTCGGCCAGACGAACGAAGGACGTATCGTGTGGGATGCGATCCGCGCGGTGGACTATCTGGTCTCCCGAGCGGATGTGGATGCATCGCGCATCGGCATCGCGGGCAACTCCGGGGGCGGCGAACTGGTGTTCTACGCCATGCCGCTGGATGAACGCATCAAGGCGGGGGCCTCGTTCTGCTTCGTCTGCTCCTACGACCAATGGATCGAAAAAGGGGGCAATCACTGCATCTGCAATCACCTGCCGGGCATCACGCGGAAAATGGAGCAGTTCGAGATCATTGGGCTCAATGCGCCGCGGGCTTTTCTGGCCGGTAACGGTACGGAAGACAAAATCTTTCCCATCGATGGCGTGCGCGATACGATCCGGCGCGCCGGCGCGATATACGCGTTGCATGGGGCGCCCGACCACATCGACGCCGTGGAGGCACCCTTGCCACACGGCTGGAGTCAGCCCCTGCGCGAGGCGGGCGCGGGCTGGCTGAGTCATTGGCTTACAGGACAGGAGAGGAAAGAAGCCATCCCTGAAACAGGCATCGTTGCGGAGGCACCCGATTCGCCCGATTTGAAGGCATTCAAGAGCGGCTCGATGCCGGAAGGCGCCGAGACGGTTATAACCTTGAATCAGCAACTGGCCCGTGAGCAGATCGGGACGTACGCGGCGGCGCCGTCGGATTCTAAGGCGTGGGAGTTGCGCGCGCCGCAATGGCGGGAGGAACTCTGGGCGATCATGGGGGGTAGGCCCAAGCCCTTCGAGCCCACCGCCCGCACCGTAAACATCTTTGAGTGGGAGGGGCTACGCGTCGAAGTGCTCGCCCTGATGGTGGAGCCCGGCTTCGAAATCGGTGCGACCCTCGCCACCCCGGTGGACGGGGCCGCGTCCGATGTAGCATCGCTGTTTGTTGGGGGATTTGAGAGCCGTGGCGCTGCGCTGCGTGATGGTCGCGCGGCCGCCGCCGCACGCAACGGGACCGTATTGGTGATCGATCCCAGGGGATCGGGAGAAAGCGCGCGAAATCTCAATCAGCTTGTGAGCGGTGGAATCGTGATGGGCAGAGCGCTCTTCGCCCAGCAAGTGTGGGATGTGGTCCAGGCCGCGCGTTGGCTTTCCCATCGGAATGGCGCGCAGGTGACGGTACAGGCAAACGGCGAGGGTGATGGCGCCCTGCTGGCGCTGTATGCCGCCGCCCTTGAAGCGCCCTTTGAGCGCCTGGAGCTTCAGAACCTGCTCGCAAGCTATCGGTACTATCTGGAGAACGACCAGCCTCAGTCCATTCTGCTCTCACTTCCCAGCGTGCTGGACGTCGCGGACGTTCCACAGATCATCGCGCTGGCCGTGGCCGCGCCCATCCACATCGACGGGCTGATCGGTTTTGGCAAGGCGCGCTTGGCGGGCGAGCTTTCCGAGCGCGAGCTGGCCTATCCCAGGGC
- a CDS encoding serine/threonine protein kinase encodes MGVVHEAWDTRLDRRVALKLLHPHLLQNANARARFEREAKKSARIEHPNVVRIYRVDRHARGIAIEMQFVEGTPLSALLRSGPLPPTQAADLLGQLLEALQACHDQGIVHCDLKPGNLVVDRAGHLVLTDFGIARALYDGNLDGGAPDPVSGPLWGTPQYTPPEAWRGGPVSPKWDLFAAGVIVYEALTGTAPFHGPTPLATMHAILSTTLPSLKSLRADISGEFSDLIDSLLARDAEGRPSSAATALEALRGAPESCLYRGDTTELDRPRLPVALPDNPPVLPASRGTSPWERWGPTCSPCCCRSRWACC; translated from the coding sequence ATGGGCGTAGTCCACGAGGCGTGGGACACCCGGCTGGATCGGCGCGTGGCCCTGAAGCTTCTGCATCCCCACCTGCTCCAGAATGCGAATGCGCGGGCAAGGTTTGAGCGGGAGGCAAAGAAATCCGCCCGGATTGAGCATCCCAACGTGGTGCGAATCTATCGCGTCGACAGACATGCACGCGGAATTGCCATCGAAATGCAGTTCGTTGAAGGCACCCCGCTGAGTGCGCTGCTTCGGTCCGGCCCCTTACCCCCCACACAGGCGGCAGACCTACTGGGGCAATTACTGGAGGCCTTGCAGGCCTGCCATGATCAGGGTATAGTTCACTGCGACCTGAAGCCGGGCAATCTTGTTGTCGATCGCGCTGGTCACCTCGTGCTCACCGACTTCGGTATCGCGCGGGCGCTTTACGATGGGAATCTCGATGGCGGTGCGCCGGATCCGGTCTCGGGGCCCCTGTGGGGAACGCCGCAGTATACGCCTCCGGAAGCATGGCGCGGCGGCCCCGTTTCCCCTAAATGGGATCTCTTTGCGGCCGGCGTAATTGTGTATGAGGCGCTTACCGGCACCGCACCGTTTCATGGCCCAACCCCGCTGGCCACCATGCACGCCATACTTTCTACGACGCTTCCTTCGCTGAAATCACTTCGCGCGGATATTTCGGGCGAATTCTCCGATCTGATTGACTCCCTCCTCGCGCGGGACGCAGAGGGGCGCCCGTCCAGTGCAGCGACGGCCCTCGAAGCCTTGCGCGGTGCTCCGGAGTCTTGTCTCTACCGCGGCGACACAACAGAACTCGACCGCCCACGATTGCCTGTTGCCCTTCCGGACAACCCGCCTGTCCTGCCTGCCTCCAGGGGAACCAGCCCCTGGGAACGATGGGGCCCCACCTGCTCTCCGTGCTGTTGCCGGTCACGGTGGGCCTGCTGCTGA